A genomic window from Oceanobacillus timonensis includes:
- a CDS encoding FecCD family ABC transporter permease, translating into MKSKNNNFIHFRVIFPIACIILAVTFWISIVIGSAAIDTSVIFDAIFNYDPMDMNHNIIIDVRIPRDIGALLVGVALAVSGAGIQSVTRNSLADPSLIGLNSGAALMLALAYAVSPVISFPILILAGFIGAMLGGTMVLLIGRSRKDGFNPVRLILAGAAVSALLSAASQAIALYFRLNQSLIFWSSGGVSGTTWQQLSVGIPVVAVIVIIFMLLSGQLSVLNVGEAVAKGLGQNVKLIRAGTMLLSMLLAGISVAIVGQIAFVGLMIPHIARFLVGTDYKKVLPLTAVLGGCLVVGADTIARLMGEAPVSAIISFIGVPYFLYLIKKGGRTI; encoded by the coding sequence ATGAAATCAAAGAACAATAATTTTATTCATTTTCGTGTTATTTTTCCAATTGCCTGTATCATTCTGGCAGTAACATTTTGGATATCTATTGTAATCGGTAGTGCCGCGATAGATACCTCTGTGATTTTTGATGCGATTTTTAATTATGACCCAATGGATATGAACCACAATATTATTATCGATGTCCGTATCCCCAGAGATATTGGAGCTTTATTGGTTGGTGTTGCTCTTGCTGTTTCTGGTGCAGGAATTCAGAGCGTCACAAGAAACAGCCTTGCTGACCCGAGCTTAATTGGTTTGAATTCGGGAGCTGCTCTGATGCTCGCATTGGCCTACGCTGTTTCACCTGTTATATCGTTTCCCATATTGATTTTAGCTGGATTTATTGGTGCAATGCTTGGCGGAACCATGGTATTGTTGATTGGCCGTTCCAGAAAAGACGGATTTAATCCGGTTCGTCTTATTTTGGCAGGTGCTGCAGTCAGTGCTTTGCTAAGTGCTGCAAGCCAAGCAATTGCACTCTATTTCAGGTTAAATCAATCCTTAATATTCTGGAGTTCCGGGGGTGTTTCTGGAACTACTTGGCAGCAGCTATCTGTCGGGATACCTGTGGTTGCTGTCATCGTGATTATCTTTATGCTTTTAAGCGGACAGTTGTCTGTTTTAAATGTAGGGGAAGCAGTTGCAAAAGGGCTGGGACAGAATGTAAAGCTTATACGAGCGGGCACGATGCTCTTAAGCATGCTGCTTGCAGGAATTTCTGTAGCAATTGTCGGGCAGATAGCGTTTGTAGGATTAATGATTCCGCATATTGCAAGGTTTTTAGTTGGCACAGATTATAAAAAAGTTCTCCCATTGACCGCTGTTTTAGGAGGCTGTCTGGTTGTTGGTGCAGATACGATTGCCAGACTGATGGGGGAAGCTCCTGTCAGTGCAATCATATCCTTTATCGGTGTCCCTTATTTCTTGTATTTGATTAAAAAAGGGGGACGAACGATATGA
- a CDS encoding FecCD family ABC transporter permease produces the protein MIDPRLKRKQIIVCLVLAMLLFLAVTWSITSGEYKMELSTYLKTLIGQGEFKDNLILMEFRMPRMLITLLAGIALSMSGAIIQSITKNPLAEPGILGINAGGGFAIAVFIVIGQANPNTFIYVLPLISAAGGILTALLIFLFSYNKGKGISPANMVLIGVGLSTALSGGSITLMRKFNEDQAEFIAAWLAGNIWGDEWPFVFTFLPWILIIIPFLFFKSNSLNIINTNDQTAKSLGMNMDKERRILLIASVILSSVAVAVVGSIGFIGLMGPHIAKAFVGPRHQLFLPIALLMGALLLVIADTIGQTILPIGTIPAGIIAAIIGAPYFLYLMYRTKAV, from the coding sequence ATGATTGATCCCAGGTTGAAAAGAAAACAGATCATTGTATGTCTCGTTCTGGCGATGCTGCTTTTTTTGGCAGTCACTTGGAGCATTACTTCCGGAGAATATAAAATGGAGTTATCCACTTATTTAAAAACATTGATTGGGCAGGGGGAATTCAAGGATAACTTAATTTTAATGGAGTTTCGAATGCCGAGGATGCTGATTACATTGCTTGCTGGAATAGCTTTGAGCATGAGCGGAGCCATAATCCAGAGTATCACTAAAAATCCATTGGCAGAGCCAGGGATTCTCGGCATCAATGCAGGCGGAGGCTTTGCAATTGCCGTTTTTATTGTTATCGGACAAGCAAACCCTAATACGTTTATTTATGTGCTGCCGTTAATCAGCGCAGCAGGGGGAATATTGACCGCATTGCTGATATTTCTGTTCAGCTATAATAAAGGGAAAGGAATCAGCCCTGCCAATATGGTTTTGATAGGTGTCGGGCTATCCACAGCACTATCGGGTGGTTCGATAACGCTAATGCGAAAATTTAATGAAGATCAGGCTGAATTTATTGCAGCATGGCTGGCGGGGAATATCTGGGGCGATGAATGGCCATTCGTTTTTACTTTTTTACCCTGGATATTAATTATCATTCCATTTTTATTTTTTAAATCTAACAGTCTAAATATTATCAATACAAACGACCAAACAGCAAAAAGCTTAGGAATGAATATGGATAAAGAAAGACGGATACTGCTTATTGCTTCCGTTATTTTATCTTCCGTTGCCGTTGCGGTCGTAGGTTCGATTGGTTTTATCGGATTAATGGGCCCGCATATAGCGAAGGCTTTCGTCGGACCAAGACATCAGCTGTTTTTGCCAATTGCATTATTGATGGGGGCATTGCTGCTGGTGATTGCGGATACCATCGGCCAGACGATTTTACCGATTGGTACGATTCCAGCAGGGATTATCGCGGCAATTATCGGGGCGCCGTATTTCTTGTATCTGATGTATAGAACGAAAGCAGTTTAA
- the cax gene encoding calcium/proton exchanger — MNKLFTIFVFIGLPLSIIGSIFHWSAVIMFIIYCLTIIALAGFIGRATESLAIVLGPRAGGLLNATFGNAVELIISIFALKAGLIGIVLASLTGSVLGNLLLVGGLSFFVGGLKYKRQSFSIYDARHNAGMLIFAVIVAFVIPEVFTNTMDARDTMILSVGVSIILIVLYLAALLFKFVTHRGVYQTDHAQNEPDYEEEPEWGKAKAIIILALATAAVAYVSEHLVSTFDTVGAAFGWSELFIGIIIVAIVGNAAEHASAIIMAYKNKMDVAVEIAVGSTLQVTMFVLPILVLLSLFFPTSMPLVFTWPELISMVTAVFLMITISNDGDSNWFEGLALLAAYVIMGIGFYLI, encoded by the coding sequence ATGAATAAATTATTTACCATATTCGTTTTCATCGGGCTGCCGCTCTCCATCATCGGGTCTATCTTTCATTGGTCTGCCGTCATCATGTTTATTATTTATTGTTTGACGATTATTGCTTTAGCCGGCTTTATTGGCAGAGCCACAGAAAGTTTAGCAATCGTTTTAGGACCAAGAGCTGGCGGTCTGCTAAATGCTACTTTCGGAAATGCAGTAGAACTTATTATTTCTATATTTGCATTGAAAGCTGGGCTTATCGGAATTGTGTTAGCCTCGTTAACAGGTTCTGTATTAGGTAACTTACTGTTAGTCGGCGGTCTTTCTTTTTTTGTGGGTGGTTTGAAATATAAAAGGCAGTCTTTCAGCATTTACGATGCACGACATAATGCAGGTATGTTAATTTTTGCTGTTATTGTTGCATTTGTTATTCCAGAGGTGTTTACCAATACGATGGATGCACGTGATACAATGATTTTAAGTGTTGGCGTATCCATTATTTTAATTGTATTATATCTGGCTGCTTTATTATTTAAATTTGTTACCCATCGTGGCGTTTATCAAACAGATCATGCACAAAACGAACCGGATTACGAGGAAGAACCTGAATGGGGAAAAGCAAAAGCAATTATCATTCTGGCCCTTGCAACGGCTGCTGTAGCGTATGTTTCGGAACATTTGGTATCAACATTTGATACTGTCGGAGCGGCATTTGGATGGTCGGAACTATTTATCGGTATCATTATTGTTGCCATTGTGGGAAATGCAGCAGAACATGCTTCGGCAATTATTATGGCCTATAAAAATAAAATGGACGTTGCTGTTGAAATTGCCGTCGGTTCTACCTTGCAAGTAACCATGTTTGTATTGCCGATTCTTGTATTGTTATCTCTTTTCTTTCCAACATCGATGCCGCTTGTCTTCACCTGGCCGGAACTTATCAGCATGGTGACTGCCGTATTTTTAATGATCACAATTTCGAACGATGGGGACTCCAATTGGTTTGAAGGACTTGCGCTGTTAGCTGCGTATGTCATTATGGGGATTGGGTTTTACTTGATCTAA
- a CDS encoding cation:proton antiporter yields MENIALISIAVIVVVGIFSQWLAWRIQWPSIVIMSITGLLLGPIFGLFNPQEALGSFYSPLISLAVAIILFEGSSSLDIREIKGISKSVFRIVTIGAFLAWIGGSLAAHYIAGLSLEVSFIIGGLFIVTGPTVIIPLLRNAKLKPRTAAVLKWEGIIVDPFGPLLALFAYEVIKVLTTETLHMNYMFNFFLSACLAVVFGYVIGMVVSLMIEKGFIPEYLKSPVIIAFVLLCFTLAEVVMHETGMLAVTVMGLTVARTKHYVSSIGHDVSHFVENVTVLLTSTVFILLTASLSRETIAEIFTWPIIGFVLVMLFIVRPLSIWLSTIGTELSNSEKTLIGWIAPRGIVALSVSGYFAANLLNDGHEEAAILTTLTFALVFITVCAHGFSLGPVAKALKLANDAPPGVLLVGANSFSIALGAYLQKLGIPVLINDTSAAQLQPAIDKQIPVYQGQILAEHSEYEVNLTPYESLLSLTGDTAFNALVSQSYVPSFGYSNTFMLPSKSYQQEENQVPSARKAHLLFQEGAVFTELNKKINTGYSIQALPVEKKDKVKKTQLPKETIHLFVSKENKSVQFITLKSKLTLDEGDQLIVLQKNKTENE; encoded by the coding sequence ATGGAAAATATTGCGTTAATTAGTATTGCTGTTATCGTCGTTGTCGGGATTTTTTCACAATGGCTTGCCTGGCGAATTCAATGGCCTTCTATCGTTATTATGTCTATTACCGGGCTATTGCTTGGTCCTATTTTTGGTCTGTTTAATCCTCAGGAAGCGCTTGGGAGCTTCTACAGCCCCTTGATTTCGCTAGCTGTTGCTATCATTTTATTTGAAGGCAGTTCCAGTCTGGATATTCGGGAAATTAAAGGCATATCTAAATCCGTTTTCCGGATTGTCACGATAGGTGCTTTCCTCGCCTGGATTGGCGGTTCGCTCGCCGCACATTATATTGCAGGATTAAGCCTGGAAGTCTCCTTCATTATCGGAGGTTTGTTTATTGTAACTGGGCCAACGGTTATCATTCCGCTGCTCAGAAACGCTAAATTAAAGCCTCGTACTGCAGCTGTTCTCAAATGGGAAGGTATTATTGTCGATCCTTTTGGTCCATTACTTGCCCTGTTTGCCTACGAGGTAATTAAAGTACTTACAACAGAAACATTACATATGAACTATATGTTCAATTTCTTTCTTAGTGCATGTCTTGCTGTCGTCTTTGGTTATGTAATTGGTATGGTTGTCAGCTTGATGATTGAGAAAGGATTTATTCCGGAATATTTAAAATCTCCGGTTATTATTGCCTTTGTATTGCTCTGTTTTACCTTGGCAGAAGTAGTGATGCATGAAACTGGTATGCTTGCTGTCACAGTAATGGGGTTGACTGTGGCCCGTACAAAACACTATGTCTCCTCCATTGGACATGATGTCAGCCATTTTGTGGAGAATGTCACTGTTTTATTAACATCCACCGTCTTTATTTTACTGACAGCTTCTTTATCAAGAGAAACCATTGCAGAAATATTCACATGGCCGATTATCGGATTTGTTCTTGTGATGTTATTTATTGTACGACCTTTATCGATTTGGCTCTCTACGATAGGAACAGAGCTTTCTAATTCGGAAAAAACCTTGATCGGCTGGATTGCTCCCAGAGGAATTGTAGCCTTATCTGTTTCCGGATATTTCGCAGCGAATTTGCTGAATGATGGGCATGAAGAAGCTGCTATCCTTACAACACTGACATTTGCACTTGTTTTTATTACAGTATGTGCGCATGGGTTTTCATTAGGTCCGGTTGCCAAAGCACTTAAGCTTGCTAATGATGCTCCTCCCGGCGTTTTATTAGTAGGAGCAAATAGCTTTTCCATTGCATTAGGAGCGTACTTGCAGAAGCTAGGGATACCCGTGTTAATCAATGATACTTCAGCTGCACAGCTACAGCCGGCTATAGATAAACAAATACCTGTCTATCAAGGACAAATTCTTGCCGAACATAGTGAGTATGAGGTGAATTTAACCCCATATGAAAGCCTTCTTTCTCTTACAGGAGATACAGCATTTAATGCACTTGTCAGTCAATCATATGTACCAAGCTTTGGCTATAGCAATACTTTTATGCTTCCAAGCAAAAGCTATCAACAAGAAGAAAATCAGGTTCCTTCTGCACGTAAAGCACATCTTTTGTTTCAAGAAGGTGCCGTCTTTACAGAGTTAAATAAAAAAATTAATACCGGCTATAGCATACAAGCGTTACCAGTGGAGAAAAAAGATAAAGTGAAGAAAACACAATTACCAAAAGAGACCATCCATCTTTTTGTTAGCAAAGAGAATAAGTCCGTTCAATTTATTACACTGAAAAGTAAGTTAACTCTTGATGAAGGAGATCAACTCATTGTTTTACAGAAAAACAAAACGGAAAACGAATGA
- a CDS encoding ArsR/SmtB family transcription factor, translating to MEDYKVENSSSEELDSETLFIVSQTFKALGDPTRIRILYLLFKNECSVNKIAETLDIRQSTVSHQLRFLKNLRLVQSRREGTTMYYSPDDEHVMLILKQMINHANHS from the coding sequence TTGGAGGATTATAAAGTGGAAAATAGTTCTTCTGAAGAGCTGGATAGTGAAACGCTATTTATCGTATCCCAGACGTTTAAAGCATTAGGTGATCCAACAAGAATCCGCATTCTATATTTATTATTTAAAAATGAATGCTCCGTCAATAAGATTGCAGAAACGTTAGATATCAGACAATCTACTGTTTCCCATCAATTACGTTTTCTCAAGAACTTACGACTGGTCCAGTCCCGTCGAGAAGGGACGACAATGTATTATTCGCCGGATGATGAACATGTCATGCTTATTTTAAAACAAATGATCAATCATGCGAATCATAGTTAA
- a CDS encoding cation diffusion facilitator family transporter, with the protein MGAGHHHDHTHGANKKTLMISFIIITVFMIIEVIGGILTNSLALLADAGHMLSDSISLFIALIAFIIGERAANYAKTYGYKRFEILAAIINGVTLLAVSIFIFYEAIQRLFDPPEVASTGMLIIAVIGLLVNILVAFTMLRGGDTKDNLNMRAAFLHVLGDLLGSVGAIVAALLMIFFHWTWADTIASVLVAVLILISGWRVTKDSVHILMEGTPLHVDIKDIVKVIERVDGVKGIHDLHVWSITSGLNALSCHVIVDGQMKVEESQALLRNVEDNLHEQGIGHITIQVETENNPHGNSIMCQSDYETSGDHHHGHSHS; encoded by the coding sequence ATGGGAGCGGGTCATCACCATGATCATACCCACGGTGCTAATAAAAAAACATTAATGATTAGTTTTATCATTATTACTGTGTTTATGATTATCGAAGTCATTGGCGGTATTCTTACCAACAGCTTGGCACTTTTAGCGGACGCCGGTCATATGTTAAGCGATTCCATTTCTTTATTCATTGCGCTTATAGCTTTTATCATAGGAGAAAGAGCTGCAAATTATGCCAAAACTTATGGCTATAAACGTTTTGAGATTTTAGCGGCTATCATCAATGGGGTGACATTGCTGGCCGTATCCATTTTTATATTTTATGAAGCAATTCAAAGATTATTTGACCCGCCTGAAGTCGCATCCACTGGAATGCTGATTATTGCTGTGATAGGCTTACTCGTAAATATTCTTGTTGCCTTTACCATGTTGCGTGGCGGAGATACAAAAGATAATTTGAATATGCGGGCAGCTTTCTTGCACGTTCTCGGAGATTTACTAGGTTCTGTCGGCGCTATTGTTGCGGCTCTTCTAATGATTTTCTTTCATTGGACATGGGCAGATACGATAGCAAGTGTACTGGTGGCCGTGCTTATTTTAATCAGCGGCTGGCGTGTTACAAAAGATTCCGTTCATATCTTGATGGAAGGAACACCGCTTCATGTAGATATAAAAGATATTGTAAAGGTTATTGAGCGTGTGGATGGTGTGAAAGGTATTCATGATTTACATGTATGGAGTATTACTAGCGGACTGAATGCACTTTCCTGTCATGTTATTGTAGACGGACAAATGAAAGTGGAGGAAAGTCAAGCACTGCTTCGAAACGTGGAGGATAACTTGCACGAACAAGGGATTGGCCACATCACGATCCAAGTTGAAACGGAAAATAATCCACATGGGAATTCCATTATGTGCCAGAGTGATTATGAGACAAGTGGGGATCACCATCATGGACATAGTCATTCATGA
- a CDS encoding metallophosphoesterase family protein, protein MSNKRILAISDVHGCYQELVQLLQLNDYNPKEDQLILLGDYIDRGPEPKRTVAYMKELVEEGAIALRGNHDQMFLDFIRSEDADKEQLYLMNGGMTTLESYVGKEHFPKGITRADLFSVKQLIKENDRDHVEFLSNLPYYYETEEHLFIHAGIDPTLEDWKDTPDYDKIWIRYPFLAFDHPHDFTVVHGHTPTQGIRGEKDNSVFFGNKKIGIDGACAYGGRLNCLTITGGSYQTSYVEGE, encoded by the coding sequence GTGTCGAACAAAAGAATCCTTGCTATCAGTGATGTTCATGGCTGTTACCAGGAACTTGTGCAGCTATTACAATTAAATGATTATAATCCAAAAGAAGATCAGCTTATTTTACTTGGAGACTATATCGACAGAGGGCCAGAACCAAAGCGCACCGTTGCTTATATGAAGGAGCTAGTGGAAGAAGGAGCGATTGCTTTAAGAGGAAATCATGACCAGATGTTTTTGGATTTTATACGCAGTGAAGATGCAGATAAAGAACAGCTCTATTTAATGAATGGTGGAATGACTACACTGGAATCTTATGTTGGTAAGGAACATTTTCCGAAAGGGATTACAAGAGCGGATTTATTTTCTGTTAAGCAGCTCATAAAAGAAAACGATCGCGATCACGTGGAATTTTTGTCCAATCTGCCTTATTATTATGAAACAGAAGAGCATCTGTTTATTCATGCTGGGATTGATCCAACGTTAGAGGACTGGAAGGACACCCCTGACTACGATAAAATCTGGATACGTTATCCGTTTTTGGCATTTGATCATCCGCATGATTTTACCGTTGTGCATGGACATACACCAACGCAGGGTATACGCGGTGAAAAAGATAATAGCGTGTTTTTTGGGAATAAGAAAATTGGTATTGATGGTGCATGTGCGTATGGAGGCAGGTTAAATTGCTTGACGATTACTGGAGGCTCTTATCAGACATCGTATGTAGAAGGGGAATGA
- a CDS encoding DUF6429 family protein — MEEKIKELTLLLLYLTSWKEEDIPQDMRRSWKGYDFDILNDFTDKDLIRGSKRWKSVYLTKDGMREAEKLMKKYQMEKDE; from the coding sequence ATGGAAGAAAAAATAAAAGAACTGACCTTGTTGCTTCTTTATTTAACTTCATGGAAGGAAGAAGATATCCCGCAAGATATGCGGAGAAGTTGGAAGGGATACGATTTTGACATTTTAAATGATTTTACGGATAAAGATTTGATTCGCGGAAGTAAGAGGTGGAAATCGGTTTATCTGACCAAGGATGGCATGAGAGAAGCGGAAAAATTAATGAAGAAATATCAAATGGAAAAGGATGAATAG
- a CDS encoding replication-associated recombination protein A, with translation MKQESLFSEENKRNAPLASRVRPRTLDEFVGQQHLLAHGKVLREIIENDQINSIIFWGPPGVGKTTLAEIIANKTESKFINLSAVNSSIKDIKNLMKEAETRRDMGQKTIIFIDEIHRFNKAQQDAFLPYVENGSIILIGATTENPSFEVNAALLSRSKVFVLNQLELSDIVRLLKNAIHHPYGFGDMDIHITDESLEAIAKFAGGDARTALNTLEMAVLNSDTSSGGIYISEDNLEQLINRTSFLYDKSGEEHYNIISALHKSMRNSDVDAAIYWLSRMMEAGEDPIYIARRLIRFASEDIGLADTRALTITTDVFQACRYIGMPECDVHLTEAVIYLSLAPKSNAVYKARLKAKKDVKESINEPVPLQIRNAPTKLMKELDYGKGYQYSHNEKDKLTTMKTMPPSLEGQQYYVPTEQGNEKKFKERLDYVKAWHERNK, from the coding sequence ATGAAGCAAGAATCGCTTTTTTCGGAAGAGAATAAGAGAAATGCACCGCTGGCCAGCCGTGTCCGTCCAAGAACACTGGATGAATTTGTCGGTCAACAGCACTTATTGGCTCACGGCAAGGTGTTACGTGAAATCATAGAGAATGATCAGATAAACTCTATTATTTTTTGGGGTCCGCCTGGAGTTGGTAAAACAACATTGGCTGAAATCATAGCCAATAAGACGGAATCGAAATTTATTAACTTATCTGCTGTAAATAGCAGCATCAAGGATATCAAAAATTTGATGAAAGAAGCGGAAACAAGACGTGATATGGGCCAAAAAACCATTATTTTCATTGATGAGATACACCGATTTAATAAGGCGCAACAGGATGCCTTTCTTCCTTATGTGGAAAATGGCAGTATTATTCTCATCGGAGCAACCACTGAGAACCCTTCTTTTGAGGTGAATGCTGCTTTGTTATCGCGAAGCAAGGTTTTTGTTTTAAACCAGTTGGAGTTGTCTGATATTGTACGCCTTTTAAAAAATGCCATACACCATCCGTACGGCTTTGGCGATATGGACATTCATATAACAGATGAAAGTTTAGAAGCTATTGCTAAATTTGCGGGCGGAGATGCCAGAACAGCTTTAAATACGTTAGAAATGGCTGTTTTAAACAGTGATACCAGTTCCGGCGGCATTTATATCAGTGAGGATAATCTGGAACAGCTGATTAACCGGACTTCTTTTCTATATGATAAAAGCGGCGAAGAGCATTACAATATCATTTCCGCCTTGCATAAATCGATGCGGAACAGTGACGTAGACGCAGCAATTTACTGGCTGTCCAGAATGATGGAAGCAGGCGAGGATCCAATCTATATTGCCAGGAGATTAATTCGCTTTGCGAGTGAAGATATCGGTTTAGCTGATACGCGTGCTTTGACTATTACCACAGATGTATTTCAAGCTTGCCGTTATATTGGAATGCCGGAATGTGATGTGCATCTAACAGAAGCTGTTATTTATTTATCGTTGGCACCGAAATCAAACGCCGTGTACAAAGCGCGACTAAAAGCAAAAAAAGATGTAAAGGAATCAATTAATGAACCTGTCCCGTTACAAATAAGAAATGCACCGACAAAATTAATGAAAGAACTGGATTATGGGAAGGGTTATCAATATTCCCATAATGAAAAAGATAAATTAACAACGATGAAAACAATGCCGCCTTCTTTGGAAGGGCAGCAATACTATGTTCCGACAGAGCAGGGAAATGAGAAAAAATTTAAAGAAAGATTAGATTATGTGAAAGCGTGGCACGAAAGGAACAAATAA
- a CDS encoding phosphatase PAP2 family protein produces the protein MRTRSLSPIPFLIIGVLFLILFGIISWGVYFDSNWVQSLDLSWIERIQGTISEGKTAFIMKITELGNMKLVIALTILLAIVLFFKRKFAEGLWFGGTILFCAAIGGKILKKIFDRDRPAFLQLVEKTNESFPSGHATATTIFYGLIGLALVLVSVQIWKKVIVGFITLIWIGFILFTRVYLGAHFPTDVLAGFLYGTAAVLISIGVYLLVREPLRHLLRKLHLADRSKVFERAR, from the coding sequence TTGAGAACACGGAGCCTATCTCCTATACCTTTTTTAATCATAGGAGTACTATTTTTAATTTTATTTGGTATTATTTCCTGGGGAGTATATTTTGATAGCAATTGGGTTCAATCATTGGATTTATCATGGATTGAGCGAATCCAGGGTACCATCTCTGAAGGCAAGACAGCATTTATTATGAAAATAACGGAACTAGGAAACATGAAGCTGGTGATTGCCTTAACGATTCTACTTGCTATTGTATTATTTTTTAAACGGAAATTTGCGGAAGGTCTGTGGTTTGGCGGAACCATTCTTTTTTGTGCCGCAATCGGGGGAAAGATACTTAAAAAAATCTTTGACCGCGACCGGCCTGCATTTCTGCAATTAGTTGAAAAAACAAACGAAAGCTTTCCAAGTGGTCATGCCACAGCAACAACGATTTTCTATGGATTGATTGGACTTGCGCTTGTTCTAGTTTCTGTTCAAATTTGGAAAAAAGTAATTGTAGGTTTTATCACACTCATATGGATTGGTTTTATACTATTTACAAGAGTTTACTTAGGTGCTCATTTCCCAACTGATGTACTTGCCGGATTTTTATATGGTACAGCAGCTGTATTGATTTCCATCGGTGTTTATTTACTCGTTCGGGAGCCGCTTCGCCATCTGCTGCGAAAACTTCATTTAGCGGATCGAAGTAAGGTTTTTGAAAGGGCAAGATGA
- a CDS encoding NADP-dependent oxidoreductase, which produces MKQEQLLLKERPNGLPDKNTFQFNEVEVNEPAKEEMLVKTLYVSVDPYMRGRMSDAPSYAAPFEVGSPLKGGTVSQVVKSNSDRFAAGDLVTGNLDFQEYNVVKADQVRKVGTNGLEPSNALSVLGMPAMTAYFGMMHIGEPKKGETVVVSGAAGAVGQIAGQLAKKAGARVVGIVGSEKKAAYITETLGFDAVVEYKKGNVSKQLQETCPDGIDVYYENVGGEISDAVWPLLNVFARVPVCGAISAYNLEEGEQDIGLRVQQFLIKSRVKMQGLLVGDFAEHYDEAYQALEEAVSNGELKFEETIHEGFHAIPDAFLGLFSGENIGKQLVKVADKE; this is translated from the coding sequence ATGAAACAAGAACAATTACTATTAAAAGAGCGTCCAAATGGATTACCAGATAAGAATACATTTCAATTTAATGAAGTAGAAGTTAATGAACCCGCAAAAGAGGAAATGTTAGTGAAAACATTATATGTTTCTGTCGATCCGTATATGCGGGGCAGAATGTCTGATGCGCCTTCTTATGCAGCGCCTTTTGAGGTCGGTTCTCCATTAAAAGGAGGAACGGTCAGTCAAGTAGTGAAGTCAAACAGCGACCGATTTGCGGCAGGTGATTTAGTGACAGGAAACCTCGACTTTCAGGAATATAATGTTGTCAAAGCAGATCAGGTTCGAAAGGTCGGAACGAACGGGTTAGAGCCTAGCAATGCCCTTAGCGTTCTGGGAATGCCTGCAATGACTGCGTATTTTGGTATGATGCACATTGGCGAACCGAAAAAAGGGGAAACGGTTGTTGTTTCCGGTGCAGCTGGAGCTGTTGGGCAAATTGCCGGGCAGTTAGCTAAAAAGGCAGGAGCTCGTGTTGTCGGTATTGTTGGATCAGAGAAAAAAGCAGCGTATATCACAGAAACACTTGGATTTGATGCGGTTGTAGAATATAAAAAAGGAAATGTCAGCAAACAGTTACAAGAAACATGCCCGGATGGCATTGATGTCTACTATGAAAATGTCGGCGGTGAAATTTCAGATGCTGTCTGGCCGCTGCTCAATGTATTTGCGCGTGTGCCTGTATGCGGTGCTATTTCTGCATACAACCTGGAAGAAGGAGAACAAGACATTGGTTTACGTGTACAGCAATTCCTGATTAAATCCCGTGTCAAAATGCAAGGCTTGCTGGTTGGTGATTTTGCGGAACATTATGATGAAGCTTATCAAGCTCTGGAAGAAGCTGTATCAAATGGTGAATTGAAGTTTGAAGAAACCATTCATGAAGGATTCCATGCGATTCCAGATGCATTTTTAGGGCTGTTTTCTGGCGAGAATATTGGGAAACAGCTTGTGAAAGTTGCTGATAAGGAATAG
- a CDS encoding ribosomal protein L7/L12 gives MSTAVILIAVIVFAVIYLLASQSKNKLANRQARKTPKEILPEIQQRLQSGEDKIKLIKYARVETGLGLKDAKDLVEGNFEWNPSTSNEELLQNVQEMLQSGIGEVKATKYVREQTGLGLKEAKDYVDNAKKDGSM, from the coding sequence ATGTCGACAGCTGTTATTCTCATTGCTGTTATTGTTTTTGCTGTTATTTACCTGTTGGCATCCCAAAGTAAAAACAAACTCGCTAATAGGCAAGCACGGAAGACACCGAAAGAGATTCTCCCTGAAATTCAGCAAAGACTTCAATCGGGCGAAGATAAAATTAAATTGATTAAATATGCACGTGTAGAAACTGGTCTTGGCTTAAAGGACGCGAAAGATTTGGTCGAGGGGAATTTCGAATGGAATCCTTCCACTTCCAACGAAGAGCTTCTGCAAAACGTACAAGAGATGCTTCAATCGGGTATTGGCGAAGTAAAAGCAACGAAATATGTTCGTGAACAAACAGGACTTGGGTTAAAAGAAGCAAAAGATTATGTAGATAATGCTAAAAAGGATGGAAGTATGTGA